A stretch of Gadus chalcogrammus isolate NIFS_2021 chromosome 9, NIFS_Gcha_1.0, whole genome shotgun sequence DNA encodes these proteins:
- the sspn gene encoding sarcospan: protein MGQGERGSSDDNKKDKRPIFQKKEERPGTAESPPCCGCRFPLLVAALQLLLGLSTAVVAFLTLAACSSLSARETPHWAGIILCLTSMVGFVLYCITYVPEERTTKQFIAKLLYLILCAVGLVVSVLVIAFAAHHYAQASSLHCRPVGQGDCVCTLDPEDPIARTFSYQEVGECAVVTGTLPAYFLVQIVLNMLQAVVCVAGTFIMWKHRYQVFFSGVQAGSSDAQQWQKV from the exons ATGGGCCAGGGGGAGAGGGGCTCGTCGGACGACAACAAGAAGGACAAGAGGCCCATCTTCCAGAAAAAGGAGGAGCGTCCTGGGACGGCCGAGTCGCCCCCCTGCTGCGGCTGCCGCTTCCCCCTCCTGGTGGCggcgctgcagctgctgctgggcctgAGCACCGCCGTGGTGGCCTTCCTGACGCTGGCCGCCTGCAGCTCCCTCAGCGCCAGGGAGACCCCCCACTGGGCCGGGATCATC CTGTGTTTAACCTCCATGGTGGGCTTCGTCCTGTACTGCATCACCTATGTGCCAGAGGAGAGGACCACCAAGCAGTTCATTGCCAAG CTGCTCTACCTGATCCTGTGTGCCGTCGGCCTGGTCGTCTCCGTGCTGGTCATAGCGTTCGCTGCCCACCACTACGCCCAGGCCAGCAGCCTCCACTGCAGGCCGGTGGGCCAGGGGGACTGCGTGTGCACCCTGGACCCCGAAGACCCCATCGCCCGCACCTTCAGCTACCAGGAGGTGGGCGAGTGTGCGGTGGTCACGGGGACGCTCCCAGCCTACTTCCTGGTCCAGATCGTGCTGAACATGCTGCAGGCGGTGGTTTGCGTGGCCGGGACCTTCATCATGTGGAAGCACCGCTACCAGGTCTTCTTCTCTGGCGTGCAGGCCGGCTCCTCTGACGCCCAGCAGTGGCAGAAGGTCTAA